Proteins found in one Podarcis muralis chromosome 5, rPodMur119.hap1.1, whole genome shotgun sequence genomic segment:
- the TCEA2 gene encoding transcription elongation factor A protein 2 — protein MGGEEEVVRIAKRLDKMVAKKSAEGAMDLLKELKSMPITLDLLQSTRIGMSVNALRKQSTDEDVIALAKSLIKAWKKLLDASEDKSDEKKKNSSLPTSSSKESGDSRDQSSAKRQDPPKTPTTPKITTFPPVPVTCDTVRNKCREMLTSALQTDNDYVTIGADCEQLAGQIEEFIYQDVKNTDLKYKNRVRSRISNLKDSKNPDLRKNVLCGVISAEQIAVMTSEEMASNELKEIRKAMTKEAIREHQMAKTGGTQTDLFTCGKCKKKNCTYTQVQTRSSDEPMTTFVVCNECGNRWKFC, from the exons AtgggcggggaggaggaggtCGTGCGCATCGCCAAGCGGCTGGACAAGATGGTGGCCAAGAAAAGCGCG GAAGGGGCAATGGATTTGCTGAAGGAGCTGAAAAGTATGCCAATAACTCTGGATTTGCTGCAG TCCACTCGCATTGGGATGTCCGTGAATGCACTCCGGAAGCAAAGCACAGACGAAGATGTGATCGCACTTGCCAAATCGCTTATCAAGGCCTGGAAGAAACTCCTTG ATGCCTCAGAGGATAAGAGTGACGAGAAGAAAAAGAATTCCTCCTTGCCAACTTCCTCCTCAAAGGAGAGTGGCGACTCGAGAGACCAAAG CTCCGCCAAAAGGCAGGACCCGCCGAAGACCCCCACCACACCCAAGATCACCACCTTCCCACCAGTGCCTGTCACGTGTGATACGGTGCGCAACAAATGCAGAGAAATGCTGACCTCCGCTCTGCAGACGGACA ATGACTATGTAACCATCGGTGCTGACTGCGAGCAGCTTGCAGGCCAGATTGAAGAAT TTATATACCAAGATGTCAAGAACACAGACTTGAAGTACAAGAACCGGGTCAGGAGCCGCATCTCCAACCTCAAGGACTCCAAGAATCCTGACCTCCGGAAGAATGTCTTGTGTGGAGTGATCAGTGCAGAGCAAATTGCAGTGATGACCTCAGAG GAAATGGCCAGCAACGAGCTGAAAGAAATCCGGAAAGCCATGACGAAGGAGGCCATCCGGGAGCATCAGATGGCCAAGACGGGAGGGACCCAGACCGACCTCTTCACCTGCGGGAAGTGCAAGAAAAAGAACTGCACCTACACCCAG GTGCAAACCCGCAGTTCAGACGAGCCAATGACCACTTTTGTTGTGTGCAATGAGTGTGGGAACCGCTGGAAG ttctgctga